One genomic region from Bubalus bubalis isolate 160015118507 breed Murrah chromosome 12, NDDB_SH_1, whole genome shotgun sequence encodes:
- the LOC102407133 gene encoding cytochrome c oxidase subunit 7C, mitochondrial-like, whose amino-acid sequence MMGQSIRRFTTSVVCQSHYEEGPGKNIPFSVENKWRLLAMMTLFFGSGFAAPFFIVRHQLLKK is encoded by the coding sequence ATGATGGGACAGAGCATCCGGAGGTTCACAACCTCAGTGGTTTGTCAGAGCCACTATGAGGAGGGTCCAGGGAAGAATATACCATTTTCAGTGGAAAACAAGTGGAGATTACTAGCTATGATGACTTTGTTCTTTGGGTCCGGATTTGCTgcacctttctttatagtaagACACCAACTGCTTAAAAAGTAA